In the genome of Delphinus delphis chromosome 15, mDelDel1.2, whole genome shotgun sequence, one region contains:
- the CD93 gene encoding complement component C1q receptor: MMAGSTGLLLLLLVVQPWAGAAAAQEAVVCAGAACYTAHRVKLSADDAQLRCSKKGGNLATVKSEEEALHVQGALAQLLPPGAPLTERMGRFWIGLQREKGKCLDSSLPLKGFSWVGGGEDTSYTNWHKEAKNSCTSKRCVSLMLDLSAPALASRLSKWTEGPCGSSKFSGSSIEGFVCKFSFKGMCWPLTLGGPGQVNYTTPFQATSSSLQAVPFASMANVACGDGDESWQHYFLCKEKAPGVFDWDSSGPLCVSPKFSCDFNNGGCQQDCFEGGEGSFRCGCRPGFRLLDDLVTCASRNPCSSSPCGGGSTCVPGPLGKDFTCHCPPGYRLDSTQQDCVDMDECQDAPCAQECVNTLGGFRCECWVGYEPGGPGEGACVDVDECAPSHSPCAQGCTNTDGSFYCSCEEGYVLAGEDGTRCVDVDECAGPQGGLCDSLCFNTEGSFRCGCLPGWELSPDGVSCTGGLTSLGPTAGPPQGEDTGDGEGRLVSFAATSSPTRDSPEGASTVAPTARRPSLPDSAPISLAPPDMLAPSGSPGVWMEASTHHPTATTGREASAGEDFTAKQSDDGTDGQKLLLFYILGTVVAILFLLALALGLLVYRKRRAKREEKEKKPQSAADSYAWVPERAESRATENPYSPTPGTDC; this comes from the exons ATGATGGCCGGCTCCACcggcctgctgctgctgctgctggtggtacAGCCCTGGGCGGGGGCTGCCGCTGCCCAGGAGGCCGTGGTCTGCGCGGGGGCTGCCTGCTACACAGCCCACAGGGTCAAGCTGAGTGCGGACGACGCCCAGCTCCGCTGCAGCAAGAAAGGGGGCAACCTGGCCACGGTGAAGAGCGAGGAGGAGGCCCTGCACGTCCAGGGCGCCCTGGCCCAGCTCCTGCCACCGGGGGCGCCCCTGACGGAGCGCATGGGCAGGTTCTGGATTGGGCTCCAGCGAGAGAAGGGCAAGTGCCTGGACAGCAGCCTGCCCCTGAAGGGCTTCAGCTGGGTGGGCGGCGGGGAGGACACGTCGTATACCAACTGGCACAAGGAGGCAAAGAACTCTTGCACTTCCAAGCGCTGCGTGTCTCTGATGCTGGACCTGTCCGCGCCGGCCCTGGCTAGCCGCCTTTCCAAGTGGACCGAGGGTCCGTGTGGGAGCTCCAAGTTTTCTGGGAGCAGCATCGAGGGCTTTGTGTGCAAGTTCAGCTTCAAAGGCATGTGCTGGCCGCTGACCCTGGGGGGCCCGGGCCAGGTGAATTACACCACCCCCTTCCAGGCCACCAGCTCCTCCCTGCAGGCCGTGCCCTTCGCTTCCATGGCCAACGTGGCCTGTGGGGACGGGGACGAGAGCTGGCAGCATTACTTCCTGTGCAAGGAGAAGGCCCCCGGTGTGTTTGACTGGGACAGCTCGGGGCCCCTCTGTGTCAGCCCCAAGTTCAGCTGCGACTTCAACAACGGAGGCTGTCAGCAGGACTGCTTCGAGGGTGGGGAAGGCTCCTTCCGCTGCGGCTGCCGGCCGGGGTTCCGGCTGCTGGACGACCTGGTCACCTGCGCCTCTCGGAACCCTTGCAGCTCCAGCCCATGTGGAGGGGGGTCCACGTGCGTCCCTGGGCCCCTCGGGAAGGACTTCACGTGCCACTGCCCCCCAGGCTACCGGCTAGACTCGACTCAGCAGGATTGCGTGGACATGGACGAGTGCCAGGACGCTCCCTGCGCCCAGGAGTGTGTCAACACTCTCGGGGGCTTCCGCTGCGAGTGCTGGGTGGGCTACGAGCCTGGTGGCCCCGGAGAGGGGGCCTGTGTGGATGTGGACGAGTGTGCCCCCAGCCACTCGCCCTGTGCCCAGGGCTGCACCAACACAGACGGGTCTTTCTACTGCTCCTGCGAGGAGGGCTACGTCCTGGCCGGGGAGGACGGCACCCGGTGCGTGGACGTGGACGAGTGTGCGGGCCCACAGGGCGGCCTCTGTGACAGCCTGTGCTTCAACACGGAGGGGTCCTTCCGCTGTGGCTGCCTGCCAGGCTGGGAGCTGTCCCCCGATGGGGTCTCCTGCACTGGGGGCCTCACATCCCTAGGACCAACAGCTGGGCCTCCCCAAGGGGAGGACACAGGAGACGGAGAGGGGAGGCTAGTGTCTTTTGCTGCAACGTCCAGTCCCACCAGGGACAGCCCCGAGGGCGCCTCCACGGTGGCGCCCACCGCCAGGAGACCCTCCCTCCCAGACAGCGCCCCCATCTCCCTTGCCCCACCTGACATGCTGGCCCCCAGTGGGTCCCCTGGTGTCTGGATGGAGGCCAGCACCCATCACCCCACGGCCACCACTGGCCGTGAGGCTTCCGCAGGTGAGGATTTCACCGCCAAGCAAAGCGACGATGGCACGGACGGGCAGAAGCTGCTCCTGTTCTACATCCTGGGCACTGTGGTGGCCATCCTGTTCCTGCTGGCTCTGGCTCTGGGGCTCCTGGTCTATCGCAAGCGCAgagccaagagggaggagaaggagaagaagccgCAGAGCGCAGCAGACAGCTACGCCTGGGTCCCTGAGCGAGCCGAGAGCAGGGCAACGGAGAACCCCTACAG TCCGACGCCGGGGACAGACTGTTGA
- the THBD gene encoding thrombomodulin yields the protein MLRVLLLGVLAPAGLGLPAPPEPQPLGSQCVEHDCFALFRGPATFLAASRVCEQLRGHLMTVRSSVAADVISLLLSGDGGDGPRLWIGLQLPPGCGDPGHHEPLRGFQWVTGDNRTSYSRWARHHDDGTPLCGPLCVAVSAAGALAPGEPAWEELQCGAEANGFLCEFNFAASCRPLVVEPGAAAAAGVSVTYSTPFGARGADFQALPLGSSAAVMPLGVKLECAVPPAEAEARWGREAPGAWACSVEGGGCEHACNETAGASSCLCPADTALQADGRSCAVPAEHPCHQLCEHFCVPGFPDAPTNYTCMCATGYRLAADQHRCEDVDDCTQVPSPCPQSCVNTKGGFQCHCFSGFDLVDGECVETVDPCFGTNCEYQCQPMGRTDYLCICAEGFVPIPHAPHRCQMFCNQTSCPADCDPNNLAVCRCPEGYILDEGSVCTDINECNNGYCPGECRNLPGTYECICGPDTALFGQAGTDCDPIKVSDRDQGGDEEDGGSGALPGSPTPGATPRPSPPPAGPLHSGVLVGISIASLSLVVALLALLCHLRKKQGTSRAELEYKCGVPSKEVVLQHVKTERTPQKL from the coding sequence ATGCTCCGCGTCCTGCTCCTCGGCGTGTTGGCCCCCGCCGGCCTGGGGCTCCCGGCGCCCCCGGAGCCGCAGCCCCTCGGCAGCCAGTGCGTCGAGCACGACTGCTTCGCTCTCTTCCGGGGTCCCGCGACTTTCCTCGCCGCCAGTCGGGTCTGCGAGCAGCTGCGGGGCCACCTGATGACCGTGCGCTCCTCGGTTGCAGCGGATGTCATCTCCCTGCTACTGAGTGGCGACGGCGGCGATGGCCCGCGGCTCTGGATCGGCCTGCAGCTCCCGCCCGGCTGCGGCGACCCGGGGCACCACGAGCCCTTGCGCGGCTTCCAGTGGGTTACGGGCGACAACCGCACCAGCTACAGCAGGTGGGCGCGGCATCACGACGACGGGACGCCCCTCTGCGGTCCGCTGTGCGTCGCCGTCTCGGCGGCCGGGGCTCTGGCACCGGGAGAGCCGGCCTGGGAGGAGCTGCAGTGCGGCGCGGAGGCCAACGGCTTCCTCTGCGAGTTCAACTTCGCCGCCTCCTGCCGGCCGCTGGTTGTGGAGCCCGGCGCCGCGGCGGCCGCCGGCGTCTCCGTCACCTACAGCACCCCGTTCGGGGCCCGCGGCGCGGACTTCCAAGCGCTGCCGCTGGGCAGCTCGGCCGCCGTGATGCCCCTCGGGGTGAAGCTGGAGTGCGCGGTGCCGCCCGCTGAGGCCGAGGCGCGCTGGGGCCGGGAGGCGCCGGGCGCCTGGGCCTGCAGCGTGGAGGGCGGCGGCTGCGAGCACGCGTGCAACGAGACCGCCGGGGCGTCGAGCTGCCTCTGCCCCGCCGACACCGCCCTGCAGGCGGACGGGCGCTCCTGTGCGGTGCCGGCCGAGCACCCGTGCCACCAACTCTGCGAGCACTTCTGCGTCCCCGGCTTCCCCGACGCGCCCACCAACTACACGTGCATGTGCGCGACGGGCTACCGGCTGGCTGCGGACCAGCACCGGTGTGAGGACGTGGATGACTGCACGCAGGTGCCCAGTCCGTGCCCGCAGAGCTGTGTCAACACGAAGGGCGGCTTCCAGTGCCACTGCTTCTCCGGCTTCGACCTGGTGGACGGCGAGTGCGTGGAGACTGTGGACCCGTGCTTCGGCACTAACTGCGAGTACCAGTGCCAGCCCATGGGCAGAACTGACTACCTCTGCATCTGCGCCGAGGGCTTCGTGCCCATCCCCCACGCCCCGCACAGGTGCCAGATGTTCTGCAACCAGACTTCGTGCCCGGCCGACTGTGACCCCAACAACCTGGCGGTCTGCCGGTGCCCCGAGGGCTACATCCTGGACGAGGGCTCCGTGTGCACGGACATCAACGAGTGCAACAACGGCTACTGCCCTGGCGAGTGCCGCAACCTCCCCGGCACCTACGAGTGCATCTGCGGGCCCGACACGGCCCTCTTCGGCCAGGCTGGCACCGACTGTGACCCCATCAAGGTGAGCGACCGCGACCAGGGCGGCGACGAGGAGGACGGCGGCTCTGGGGCGCTCCCGGGCAGCCCGACTCCCGGAGCCACCCCTCGCCCCTCGCCCCCGCCCGCGGGGCCTCTGCATTCGGGTGTGCTCGTCGGCATCTCCATCGCGAGCCTGTCTCTGGTCGTGGCGCTTTTGGCGCTCCTCTGCCACCTGCGCAAGAAGCAAGGCACCTCGCGGGCGGAGCTGGAGTACAAGTGCGGGGTCCCCTCCAAGGAGGTGGTACTGCAGCACGTGAAGACCGAGCGGACGCCTCAGAAACTCTGA
- the SSTR4 gene encoding LOW QUALITY PROTEIN: somatostatin receptor type 4 (The sequence of the model RefSeq protein was modified relative to this genomic sequence to represent the inferred CDS: inserted 2 bases in 1 codon; deleted 1 base in 1 codon) has protein sequence MSAPPTPPPGGEERLETAWPPATNASGTPAATEEAVAAGTVAIQCVSALVCVVGNALVIFVILRYAKMKTATNIYLLNLAAADELFMLSVPFVALSAALHHWPFGPALCCAVLSVDGLNSFPSVFCPAVLSVDCYLAMAHPLRAATCRRPGVARLVGXGVWLSSSLVTQTIAAFADTRPARGGRAVACNLHWPHPVWSVVFVVCTFLLGFLLPVGLCCVLIVGKVWALALPAGWQQRKCSEKIMWPVLAVAAVCVLCWLPFYAVQLLNLSMTGLDAPVHHMSRILSHANSCTNPILCGFLSDNFRRSFQRVLCLSYRLLDAFGGADQEPLDYCATALKSRGGTGVSCPPLPCQQEPRQPEPSRKQVPLTRTTTF, from the exons ATGAGCGCTCCCCCGACGCCACCTCCCGGGGGCGAGGAAAGACTCGAGACGGCCTGG CCCCCGGCGACCAATGCCAGCGGCACCCCGGCGGCGACGGAGGAGGCGGTGGCAGCGGGGACGGTAGCCATCCAGTGCGTCTCTGCGCTGGTGTGCGTGGTGGGCAACGCCCTGGTCATCTTCGTGATCCTCCGCTACGCCAAGATGAAGACGGCCACCAACATCTACCTACTGAACCTGGCTGCGGCCGACGAGCTCTTCATGCTGAGCGTGCCCTTCGTGGCCTTGTCGGCCGCCCTGCACCACTGGCCCTTCGGCCCGGCGCTGTGCTGCGCAGTGCTTAGCGTGGACGGCCTCAACTCATTCCCCAGCGTCTTCTGCCCGGCCGTGCTCAGCGTGGACTGCTACCTGGCTATGGCGCACCCGCTGCGCGCTGCCACCTGCCGCCGGCCCGGCGTGGCCAGGCTGGTCGG GGGTGTGTGGCTGTCGTCCTCGCTGGTCACCCAGACCATTGCCGCCTTCGCCGACACCAGGCCGGCTCGCGGCGGCCGGGCTGTGGCCTGCAACCTGCACTGGCCGCACCCAGTGTGGTCTGTGGTCTTCGTGGTCTGCACTTTCCTGCTGGGCTTCCTGCTGCCCGTCGGCCTGTGCTGCGTGCTCATCGTGGGCAAGGTGTGGGCGCTGGCGCTACCGGCCGGCTGGCAGCAGCGGAAGTGCTCGGAGAAGATCATGTGGCCGGTGCTGGCGGTGGCGGCCGTCTGCGTGCTCTGCTGGCTGCCTTTCTACGCGGTGCAGCTGCTGAATCTCTCTATGACGGGCCTGGATGCCCCCGTCCACCACATGTCCCGCATCCTCAGCCACGCCAACAGCTGCACCAACCCCATCCTCTGCGGCTTCCTCTCTGACAACTTCCGCAGGTCCTTCCAGCGGGTTCTCTGCCTGAGCTACCGTCTCCTGGATGCCTTTGGTGGTGCAGACCAAGAGCCACTGGACTACTGTGCCACCGCCCTCAAGAGCAGAGGGGGCACAGGAGTCTCATGCCCCCCACTACCCTGCCAGCAGGAGCCCAGGCAACCAGAACCCAGCCGCAAGCAGGTCCCCCTCACCAGGACCACCACCTTCTGA